Below is a window of Leuconostoc gasicomitatum LMG 18811 DNA.
CCTGCTTTTTGTAGTGTATTAAAAATAGGCAACACAGGCCATGAACCCCAATTAATCTGAGCAGATAGCTCACTTGTATATGCACGCGGTAAGTTTTCAATTAAACCGCCACCTGTAATGTGTGCCATTGATTGAATGATCCCTTGCGCCACTAATGGCCAAACAGACTTAGCATATAAAGTAGTTGGTGTCATCAGCGTTTCTTGTGTCTCAGCAGCCAAGTGGTTAAAATCAGCATCAGTTTGAATCCCTAAAACATGACGAACCAAAGAATACCCATTTGAATGAATACCTGATGATGGCAGTCCAATTAAAACGTCTCCAGATTTGACATTTTTTGGCGCCAACAACTGATCACGTTCAGCTACACCAACCGCAAAAGCTGCTAAATCATAGTGATTCGGGGCATATAAGCCTGGTAATTCTGCACTTTCTCCGCCAATAAGCGCCATCCCAGAGGCTTTAGCCGCTTTTGCGATACCGGTAACAATTGTTGCAACAACTTCTGGTCTCATTTTGTCCACTGCCAAATAATCTAACATAAAGGCCGGCTTTGCACCTTGTGCCAAAATATCATTAGCAACCATAGCCACTAAATCTTGACCAATCGTGTCGTGTTTATTCGCAGCAATTGCAAGCAGTAATTTTGTGCCCACACCATCAGCGCCTGACACCAATACCGGATTCTTATAGTCTGATCCAAGTGCAAAAGCGGCACCAAAACCGCCAAGACCGTCTAAAACGTTGTCTGTATAGGTATCAGATACTGCATCTTTCATCAATTCAACAGCCTTTTCACCTGCTTTAATATCAACGCCTGCTTGCTGGTATGCGTTTTGCTCAATCATTATTCTACTCCCTGAATTGTTTGTGAATCTAAATGAATTGTCCCATCTGCCAACGTTTCTTCATTGCGTAATGATGCTACTTGGCGCGGGTGATAAATTGTCATGGGTTCAGGGGCAAAATCAACAAGATCTTTTGCCACAAAATTTGACAAACTGGCTGTATAATCATAAATTGGACTTGGATAATGACCATCAAAATAGGCAGTTGTCAATCCAGTTCCTTGGCCATCATAAGGTAAATCAATCGCTTTAACAAGTTGATCAACGGATAAGAATCCAAGCGAATCGGCCTCTATTTTTTCACGCATTTCCTCTAAGGTATTATTAGCTCCCATCAATTCTTTGGTGGTTTGCATGTCAATCCCATAGAAAGACGGAAATTTAAAAATTGGGCTAGCAATACGCACATGGACTGATTTTGCACCTGCCTCCTTTAACATACGTACAATAAACATTGAGGTTGTTCCACGAACAATGGAATCGTCAACTAAGACCACATTTTTGTCACGTACAACATCTTTAACCGCACTCAATTTCATTCGGACGGCACGCTCACGTTTATCTTGCGTTGGCTCAATAAATGTTCGCGCAATATATTGATTTTTCACGAGACCCATCTCATTTGGTAAACCTGTCGCTTCAGCAAATCCAGCAGCTGCGGACAAACTTGAGTTTGGTACACCAACGACGATATCAGCATCAGGGACCGGTTGCTCTACAGCAAGTGCAGCACCCATACGTTTACGTGCTTTATGCACGTTGACACCATAAA
It encodes the following:
- the purM gene encoding phosphoribosylformylglycinamidine cyclo-ligase — encoded protein: MIEQNAYQQAGVDIKAGEKAVELMKDAVSDTYTDNVLDGLGGFGAAFALGSDYKNPVLVSGADGVGTKLLLAIAANKHDTIGQDLVAMVANDILAQGAKPAFMLDYLAVDKMRPEVVATIVTGIAKAAKASGMALIGGESAELPGLYAPNHYDLAAFAVGVAERDQLLAPKNVKSGDVLIGLPSSGIHSNGYSLVRHVLGIQTDADFNHLAAETQETLMTPTTLYAKSVWPLVAQGIIQSMAHITGGGLIENLPRAYTSELSAQINWGSWPVLPIFNTLQKAGSLSVEDMLLTFNNGLGMVLIVKSEASKQVMSQLSQANQPAYLIGEMIARQESGVVFQGVAPW